Proteins encoded together in one Wolbachia endosymbiont of Menacanthus eurysternus window:
- the ctaD gene encoding cytochrome c oxidase subunit I, translated as MNNISKNMKRWLFSTNHKDIGTLYIIFSILTGIVGGLLSLIIRTQLMHINILNNNYQLYNVIITGHAIIMVFFMIMPALIGGFGNWFVPLMIGAQDMAFPRMNNLSFWLLISSFILLVFSMFIDEGLGTGWTLYPPLSQITFHPGIGADIAIFALHIAGISSIIGAINFIVTIFNMRIKDMSLTKMPLFVWSILLTSFMLIVALPVLAGAITMLLTDRNIGTSFFDPAGGGDPVLFQHLFWFFGHPEVYIIIFPGFGIVSHVVSTFSHRPIFGYMGMIYAMLGIAILGFIVWAHHMFTIGLNKNTAIFFSTSTIFIGVITGVKVFSWIATMWGGAIELKTPMLFALGFIFMFVGGGITGIILSQGGIDKLLHDTYYVVAHFHYIMSLAAVFGAFAGFYYWISKMSGKQYNEYLGKIHFWLTFISANITFLPQHFLGLAGMPRRIPDYPDAFIPWNYISSIGSYMSFISVIFFILVIIHHFKWGKVAENNPWGSNTLEWTTPPSPPFHASSNKEN; from the coding sequence ATAAATAATATATCAAAAAACATGAAACGTTGGCTATTTTCTACTAATCATAAAGATATAGGAACACTATACATCATTTTTTCTATATTAACCGGAATTGTTGGTGGACTGTTATCGTTAATTATCCGTACTCAATTAATGCATATTAATATACTCAATAATAATTATCAATTATACAATGTGATAATCACAGGTCATGCAATAATAATGGTATTCTTTATGATAATGCCTGCATTAATCGGAGGGTTTGGTAATTGGTTTGTACCTCTTATGATTGGTGCACAAGATATGGCATTTCCTCGTATGAATAATTTAAGTTTTTGGCTACTAATATCATCCTTTATTTTACTTGTCTTTTCTATGTTTATTGATGAAGGTCTTGGAACTGGTTGGACTTTATACCCACCTTTATCGCAGATTACATTTCATCCAGGGATCGGGGCTGATATTGCTATATTTGCACTTCATATTGCTGGTATTTCATCAATTATAGGTGCAATCAATTTTATTGTTACTATATTCAACATGCGAATAAAAGATATGTCATTAACTAAAATGCCACTATTTGTTTGGTCTATCCTATTAACATCATTTATGTTAATTGTTGCATTACCAGTACTTGCCGGTGCAATAACTATGTTACTCACTGATCGCAATATTGGTACTTCATTTTTTGATCCAGCTGGAGGTGGTGATCCTGTATTATTTCAACATCTATTTTGGTTTTTTGGTCATCCTGAAGTTTACATAATTATTTTTCCTGGATTTGGAATCGTAAGTCATGTTGTATCAACTTTTTCTCACAGGCCGATATTTGGTTATATGGGGATGATTTATGCTATGCTTGGAATAGCGATACTTGGATTTATAGTTTGGGCGCATCATATGTTTACTATTGGACTTAACAAAAACACTGCCATATTCTTTAGTACAAGTACAATTTTTATCGGTGTTATAACTGGAGTCAAAGTCTTTAGCTGGATTGCAACTATGTGGGGCGGGGCGATTGAACTTAAAACCCCTATGTTATTCGCATTAGGTTTCATTTTCATGTTTGTAGGCGGTGGTATAACAGGAATAATTTTATCTCAAGGTGGAATAGATAAACTTTTACACGATACCTATTACGTTGTTGCTCACTTCCACTACATCATGTCATTAGCTGCAGTATTTGGAGCTTTTGCTGGTTTTTACTACTGGATAAGTAAAATGTCAGGTAAACAATATAATGAATACCTAGGGAAAATACACTTTTGGCTTACTTTCATTAGTGCTAATATCACCTTTTTACCTCAGCATTTTTTAGGATTAGCGGGCATGCCAAGACGTATACCTGACTATCCAGATGCATTTATTCCTTGGAATTATATATCTTCCATTGGCTCGTATATGTCGTTTATTTCGGTTATTTTTTTTATACTTGTAATAATACACCACTTTAAATGGGGTAAAGTAGCTGAAAATAATCCTTGGGGAAGTAATACCTTAGAATGGACAACACCACCTTCACCACCATTTCATGCTTCTTCTAACAAAGAAAATTAA
- the rnhA gene encoding ribonuclease HI: MSKKEVTIYTDGSCLGNPGIGGWAAIILFQNYRKDVYGREENTTNNKMELTAIINGLKVLKFSCNIINLYTDSLYIKYGMTEWINKWKTNGWKTSNKRPVKNIKLWKELDNISSQHKVNWKWVKAHSGNKYNEEVDNLAKKAVTNTLTILY, encoded by the coding sequence GTGAGTAAAAAAGAAGTAACAATATATACAGATGGATCTTGTCTTGGTAACCCAGGAATAGGAGGATGGGCTGCAATTATACTATTCCAAAATTATAGAAAAGATGTTTATGGCAGAGAAGAAAATACGACAAATAATAAAATGGAATTAACAGCAATAATAAATGGATTAAAAGTATTAAAATTTTCTTGCAATATCATTAATTTGTACACAGATAGTCTTTATATTAAATATGGCATGACAGAATGGATAAATAAATGGAAAACGAATGGTTGGAAAACAAGCAATAAAAGACCAGTAAAAAATATAAAATTATGGAAAGAATTAGACAATATATCTTCGCAACACAAAGTCAATTGGAAATGGGTTAAGGCTCATAGCGGCAACAAATATAACGAAGAAGTCGATAATTTAGCAAAAAAAGCAGTAACTAACACCTTAACAATATTATATTAA
- the dcd gene encoding dCTP deaminase codes for MTVMPDKWIKKKVKNSRMIEPFVDRKNCKGVISFGLSSYGYDARVGNKFKIFTNINSSIIDPKDFSENSFVDRETDICIIPPNSFTLASTIEYFRIPKDVLVICVGKSTYARCGIIINVTPLEPGWEGHVTLEFSNTTPLPAKIYSNEGACQFIFLSGKSKCKKSYDKMKGKYMKQYGITLPLVK; via the coding sequence ATGACAGTTATGCCGGATAAATGGATAAAAAAAAAAGTTAAAAACTCTAGAATGATAGAGCCTTTTGTGGACCGTAAAAATTGTAAAGGTGTTATTTCTTTTGGACTATCATCTTATGGATATGATGCAAGAGTTGGAAATAAATTCAAGATCTTTACTAATATTAATTCCTCCATAATAGATCCTAAAGATTTTTCAGAAAATAGTTTTGTAGACAGAGAAACGGATATATGTATAATTCCTCCAAATAGTTTTACACTCGCAAGTACAATTGAATATTTTCGCATACCTAAGGATGTACTAGTTATTTGTGTAGGTAAATCAACTTATGCAAGGTGCGGTATTATAATAAATGTAACCCCATTAGAACCTGGATGGGAAGGTCACGTTACACTCGAATTTTCAAATACAACTCCGCTTCCTGCAAAAATTTACTCCAATGAAGGAGCATGTCAATTTATATTTTTAAGCGGTAAAAGTAAATGTAAGAAATCATATGACAAAATGAAAGGAAAATATATGAAACAATATGGCATTACCTTGCCTCTAGTAAAATAA
- a CDS encoding DNA polymerase III subunit delta', whose amino-acid sequence MENIIGHDYAKKKLIENLSIQTWLICGKRGIGKATFVRSFSDWLLVKRGNEVVMDLYFVDNGTIGIEKVREIKNFLYLSSIQSKYKIVIIDSLEAMTNNSQNAMLKILEEPPKNSKIFIISHEPYNIKSTIKCRCFQLNLFPLGYVETRRVILSKYKFDDQVLSKIITVFPGRPGVIINIMNNNDVCEFFHTFPQNLNKPEIISRIISSEIELEFASRLIQLFILNKIKSEISSVEILLDKWKKIHELFIAAKQLDLDKKHILANAINIITSV is encoded by the coding sequence ATGGAAAATATAATAGGTCATGATTATGCCAAAAAAAAGTTAATAGAGAATTTATCTATTCAAACTTGGTTAATTTGTGGTAAAAGGGGAATAGGAAAGGCAACATTTGTAAGATCTTTTTCTGATTGGCTTCTTGTAAAGAGAGGTAATGAAGTAGTAATGGATTTATATTTTGTTGATAATGGTACTATAGGGATAGAAAAAGTGAGAGAAATAAAAAATTTTTTGTATCTAAGTTCTATTCAATCAAAATATAAGATAGTTATTATAGATAGTTTAGAAGCAATGACAAATAATTCTCAAAATGCGATGTTAAAAATTCTCGAAGAACCACCAAAAAATTCTAAAATATTTATAATTAGTCATGAGCCGTATAATATAAAATCTACTATCAAATGCAGGTGTTTTCAATTAAATTTATTTCCACTAGGTTATGTAGAGACGAGACGAGTTATTTTATCTAAGTATAAGTTTGATGATCAGGTACTTAGTAAGATTATTACTGTATTTCCCGGGAGACCAGGTGTAATTATAAATATAATGAATAATAATGATGTATGTGAATTTTTTCATACGTTTCCTCAAAATCTGAATAAACCAGAAATAATTAGTAGAATAATAAGTAGTGAAATAGAATTGGAATTTGCATCACGTTTAATTCAACTTTTTATTTTAAATAAAATAAAAAGTGAGATAAGTAGCGTTGAAATTTTATTAGATAAGTGGAAAAAGATACATGAACTTTTTATTGCTGCCAAACAACTTGATTTAGATAAAAAGCATATTTTAGCTAATGCAATTAATATTATTACATCAGTTTAG
- the coxB gene encoding cytochrome c oxidase subunit II codes for MTKLFTLLITFYPNVLIASAPVPWQFGFPSPATEIMEAVTNSHSFVISIMIAIMFFVWILLAYTIFRFHKSKVKDARNISKISHNVFLEIIWFTIPTVIAGMLAFKNAELIRLQEKVPKADITLKVIGHQWYWSYQYPEYLNVSFDSYIKGKNHFSEKDLKLFSVDNNIVLPINANIRLQVTSKDVIHSWGVPAFGIKIDAIPGRLNEAWFNIKKPGIYYGQCYELCGQGHGFMPIVVEAVNKEDFDKWVKSKSL; via the coding sequence ATGACAAAACTGTTCACATTACTAATAACATTTTATCCTAATGTATTAATCGCTTCTGCTCCTGTTCCTTGGCAATTTGGATTTCCCTCTCCAGCAACTGAGATAATGGAAGCTGTAACTAATTCACACTCATTTGTAATAAGTATAATGATTGCAATAATGTTTTTCGTATGGATATTACTTGCCTATACAATATTTCGCTTTCATAAAAGTAAAGTAAAAGATGCAAGAAATATAAGCAAAATAAGTCACAATGTTTTTTTAGAAATTATTTGGTTTACTATACCAACAGTTATAGCCGGAATGTTAGCTTTTAAAAACGCTGAGTTAATCAGGTTACAAGAAAAAGTACCGAAAGCTGACATAACACTAAAAGTTATCGGACATCAATGGTACTGGAGCTATCAATACCCAGAATATTTGAATGTTTCCTTTGATAGCTATATCAAAGGAAAAAATCATTTTAGCGAAAAAGATTTAAAATTATTTTCTGTCGATAATAATATTGTTTTACCTATTAATGCTAATATTCGTTTACAAGTAACATCAAAAGATGTAATACATAGCTGGGGAGTGCCAGCTTTCGGTATAAAAATTGATGCAATACCTGGTAGATTAAATGAAGCATGGTTTAATATTAAAAAACCTGGTATCTATTATGGGCAATGTTACGAATTATGTGGTCAAGGTCATGGATTTATGCCAATCGTTGTTGAGGCTGTAAATAAAGAAGATTTCGATAAATGGGTAAAAAGTAAAAGTTTATAA
- the cyoE gene encoding heme o synthase produces MCTNVLLNIESTILDFWLLLKPKIMYFVAFTAIAGIVAAPGSIHPFLGIISIICIALGSGSACAINMWYDRDIDLLMERTKNRPIPSGKISAESALEFGIILGILSVFIIAIVANYTSAILLAISILFYIFIYTIWLKRRTPQNIVIGGASGAFSPMIGWAVITNSITLESFILFLIIFMWTPPHFWSLSLDKSKDYIRASIPTFNTVYGQEKTRKYILIYSILLMITSLFPTFFLRSNHIYYLGTAILEGCIFVWHAISIIRYKNHNSQKRMFSYSISYLFILFSSIIFCSINL; encoded by the coding sequence ATGTGTACTAATGTGTTGTTAAATATTGAATCAACAATATTAGACTTTTGGCTTCTACTAAAACCAAAAATAATGTACTTCGTAGCATTCACTGCAATTGCTGGTATAGTTGCTGCACCAGGTAGTATTCATCCATTTCTTGGAATAATATCTATTATATGCATTGCACTTGGTTCTGGATCTGCATGTGCTATAAATATGTGGTATGATAGAGATATAGATCTCCTTATGGAAAGAACAAAAAACCGCCCTATACCTTCAGGTAAAATTTCTGCAGAAAGCGCACTTGAATTTGGTATAATCCTTGGAATATTATCAGTATTTATTATAGCAATAGTCGCAAACTACACTTCCGCTATTTTACTTGCAATTAGCATATTATTTTACATTTTTATATATACAATTTGGCTAAAAAGACGTACCCCACAAAATATCGTTATTGGCGGTGCATCAGGCGCTTTTTCTCCAATGATTGGTTGGGCAGTTATAACTAATTCTATAACTTTAGAAAGTTTTATTTTATTCCTAATAATTTTTATGTGGACTCCACCGCACTTCTGGTCTTTATCTTTAGATAAATCTAAGGACTATATAAGGGCATCAATCCCAACTTTCAATACTGTTTACGGACAAGAGAAAACAAGAAAATATATATTGATTTATAGTATATTATTAATGATCACCAGCTTATTTCCAACCTTCTTTCTAAGAAGTAACCACATATATTATCTAGGTACTGCAATTCTTGAAGGATGTATTTTTGTTTGGCACGCTATATCTATTATAAGATATAAAAATCACAACTCACAAAAAAGAATGTTTTCTTATTCAATCTCCTATTTATTTATTCTATTTAGCAGTATTATTTTTTGTTCTATTAATTTATAA
- a CDS encoding conjugal transfer protein TraJ yields MKNDLFKSVRDRSYFDKAIEWYYYKYMFCIVERSWMMLMMVFLLVCLFLLLLNIYLLFPIKKDLNFIKYVDHGEDEFSMIHKLHLNKDDDEYTSISKYLISKYVEIYESSRAFELEFRRSFIQKNSIYKVYQDFQEKINKEISNLSNTNISNIKIMKLSVDQSVKKLITFSGRAVVIFKVDRNNKEIENNRTVDISFTLSNIQAALSNIIPFKFIIDSYEYR; encoded by the coding sequence GTGAAAAATGACTTGTTTAAGTCAGTAAGAGATAGAAGTTATTTTGATAAAGCAATTGAGTGGTACTATTACAAGTATATGTTTTGTATAGTAGAAAGATCTTGGATGATGTTAATGATGGTATTTCTTTTAGTGTGTCTATTTTTGTTATTATTAAATATATACTTACTATTTCCTATTAAGAAAGATCTAAATTTTATAAAGTATGTAGATCATGGAGAAGATGAATTTTCTATGATACATAAACTTCATCTTAATAAAGATGATGACGAATATACTTCTATATCTAAATATCTAATAAGTAAATATGTTGAAATATATGAATCAAGTAGAGCTTTTGAGTTAGAATTTCGAAGAAGTTTCATACAAAAAAATTCTATATATAAAGTATATCAAGATTTTCAAGAAAAAATTAATAAAGAAATTAGTAATTTATCTAATACAAATATTTCTAATATAAAAATAATGAAGTTATCTGTTGATCAATCAGTTAAGAAATTAATTACCTTCTCTGGAAGAGCTGTTGTAATTTTTAAAGTTGATCGTAATAATAAAGAAATAGAGAATAATAGAACCGTTGATATTAGTTTTACATTATCTAATATTCAAGCAGCTTTGAGTAATATAATACCATTTAAATTTATTATTGATAGTTATGAGTATAGATAA
- a CDS encoding HlyD family type I secretion periplasmic adaptor subunit, giving the protein MFKLIDATINFILKRKNNNINELLQETWGPLLFGLTVILIFFGIGGIWSATAPIDGAVHASGEVTVSSNKKVIQHPNGGIINKILVKDGQTVKKDEPLILLCDTDEKANLNIIKKKLLLLLATEARLVAVTQGVETIEFSNEIKKLSDEDFTNKIIKNQIKLFNSQHKSILGKIHILEQRIKQLYSELIGLNSKLNASLKQESLIIEELEIKKQLLLRGYMSKLHILTLEKQLAEIEGKVNHYRAVITQVQQKIEEYRLEIVNTRNNSQEKANIELKETITSIADLKERLIIAENKLASTIIKSPQDGIVTDMKYHTKGGVIQSGIPIMKIVPYNDNLVIDAKVQTKNIEEILSAQNKNSNIISVDKLRGLKAKVRLSAYNARRLSLINGIVSYISPDALDDPRLGRYYSIRVTIPKSELDRFKAVYLYPGMPVDIYIVTQSRTLLSFLFTPIITTFDKSFIER; this is encoded by the coding sequence ATGTTCAAACTGATTGACGCAACAATAAATTTTATTTTGAAACGTAAAAATAATAACATAAATGAGCTTTTACAGGAAACATGGGGACCGCTATTATTTGGTCTAACAGTAATACTAATCTTTTTTGGAATAGGTGGTATTTGGTCAGCCACAGCACCAATTGATGGTGCTGTACATGCAAGTGGAGAAGTTACTGTATCTTCAAATAAAAAAGTAATTCAACATCCAAATGGAGGAATAATAAATAAAATTTTAGTTAAAGACGGTCAAACAGTTAAAAAAGATGAGCCTCTAATTCTACTATGCGACACAGATGAAAAAGCCAATCTAAATATAATTAAAAAAAAACTATTATTGCTTTTAGCAACCGAAGCAAGACTTGTTGCTGTTACTCAAGGAGTGGAAACAATTGAATTCTCTAATGAAATAAAAAAGCTATCCGACGAGGATTTTACAAATAAAATAATAAAAAATCAAATAAAATTGTTTAATTCTCAGCATAAAAGTATTTTAGGAAAAATTCATATACTAGAACAACGTATAAAACAATTGTATAGTGAATTAATTGGATTAAATTCCAAACTTAATGCATCTCTTAAACAAGAGAGCTTAATAATCGAAGAACTAGAAATAAAAAAACAACTCCTTCTAAGGGGATATATGAGTAAACTACATATTTTAACCCTAGAAAAACAACTCGCAGAAATTGAAGGTAAAGTTAATCATTACCGCGCTGTAATAACTCAAGTGCAACAAAAAATTGAAGAGTATAGACTAGAAATTGTAAATACAAGAAATAACTCTCAAGAAAAAGCAAACATTGAACTTAAAGAAACTATTACCTCTATAGCTGATTTAAAAGAAAGATTAATAATTGCGGAAAACAAATTAGCAAGTACAATTATCAAATCGCCTCAAGATGGAATTGTTACAGACATGAAATACCATACAAAAGGTGGTGTTATTCAATCTGGTATTCCTATCATGAAGATAGTACCATACAATGATAACCTAGTAATAGACGCTAAAGTTCAAACTAAAAATATAGAAGAGATATTGTCTGCACAAAATAAAAACAGCAATATAATCTCTGTTGATAAATTAAGGGGATTAAAGGCGAAAGTAAGACTAAGCGCTTATAACGCGCGTCGTTTAAGTTTAATCAATGGTATAGTAAGTTATATTTCACCTGATGCTCTTGATGATCCAAGATTAGGGCGTTATTATTCAATACGTGTAACAATACCAAAATCAGAACTTGATCGATTTAAAGCTGTATACCTATATCCAGGTATGCCAGTAGATATATACATAGTTACCCAATCTCGCACTCTTTTATCATTCTTATTTACTCCTATAATTACAACATTTGATAAGTCTTTCATAGAAAGATAG